In Anaerobacillus isosaccharinicus, one genomic interval encodes:
- a CDS encoding electron transfer flavoprotein subunit alpha/FixB family protein — MNLEDYQGIWVFIEIKDGQIAPVSLELLGAGRELADKRKTDLAGLVIGSSVEEFASTLFEHGADIVYMYDDELFHYYRTESYMRAVFDCSEKHKPEVILYGATPNGKDLASAVATDLPTGLTADTTILDIEEDTGLLLASRPAFGGNIMATILCKKYRPQMATVRPKVMKALPREIGRTGKLIKETINLKEEDIRTKVLEIVSETTKNTSIDEADIIVAGGKGLGSKNGFQLIHQFADVLGAAVGGSRDVVEAGWIEHHHQVGQTGLTVTPKIYFAIGISGAIQHIVGMQNSGLIIAINKDPDAPIFQTCHYGIVGDAAEVVPILIKAFEETLDRRASHA, encoded by the coding sequence GTGAATTTAGAAGATTATCAAGGAATTTGGGTTTTTATAGAAATAAAAGATGGCCAAATCGCTCCTGTTTCTCTTGAATTATTAGGTGCTGGGAGAGAATTGGCTGATAAACGAAAAACTGATCTTGCAGGTTTAGTCATTGGTAGTAGTGTTGAGGAATTTGCCAGTACATTATTTGAACATGGTGCAGATATCGTATACATGTATGATGATGAATTATTTCATTATTACAGAACCGAATCTTACATGCGGGCAGTCTTCGATTGTAGTGAAAAACATAAACCTGAAGTCATTCTTTATGGAGCTACTCCAAATGGAAAAGATTTAGCGAGTGCTGTTGCTACCGATCTCCCAACTGGTTTAACTGCTGATACAACAATCCTTGATATTGAAGAAGATACAGGCCTACTGCTGGCAAGTCGACCAGCTTTCGGCGGAAATATTATGGCAACTATTCTTTGTAAAAAATATCGACCACAAATGGCAACTGTTCGACCAAAAGTTATGAAAGCCCTTCCAAGAGAAATTGGCCGTACTGGAAAGCTAATAAAAGAAACTATTAATCTTAAAGAAGAAGACATTCGAACTAAAGTGTTAGAAATCGTAAGCGAAACGACGAAAAATACTAGTATTGACGAAGCAGATATTATTGTTGCCGGTGGCAAAGGGTTGGGAAGTAAAAATGGTTTTCAACTTATTCACCAATTTGCTGATGTTTTAGGGGCGGCAGTTGGTGGTAGTCGCGATGTCGTTGAGGCTGGCTGGATCGAGCATCATCATCAAGTCGGACAAACGGGCCTAACAGTAACACCAAAAATCTATTTTGCCATTGGTATTTCTGGAGCCATTCAACATATTGTAGGTATGCAAAACTCTGGGTTAATTATCGCAATAAATAAAGACCCTGATGCCCCTATCTTTCAAACCTGTCATTACGGAATAGTTGGTGATGCAGCAGAAGTGGTTCCTATTTTAATTAAAGCATTTGAAGAAACTCTAGACAGGAGGGCAAGCCATGCCTGA
- a CDS encoding rhodanese-like domain-containing protein, with translation MAVSYFKDALHFIVCRSGNRSELADEWLQQRGLKVKNMVGGMIEWVRR, from the coding sequence ATGGCGGTTTCTTACTTTAAAGATGCCTTGCATTTTATCGTTTGTCGTTCTGGTAATCGCAGTGAACTTGCGGATGAGTGGTTGCAGCAAAGAGGTTTGAAAGTGAAGAATATGGTAGGCGGCATGATTGAGTGGGTTAGAAGGTAA
- a CDS encoding SulP family inorganic anion transporter, producing MLKKFIPALEWLPNYKRTDLSGDLSAGLIVAIMLIPQGMAYALLAGLPPVIGLYASTIPLLIYALFGTSKHLAVGPVAIVSLLVLTGVSTLAEPGSEEYIALVLLLMLMIGILQFLMGVLRLGFLVNFLSHAVISAFTSAAAIIIGLSQLKHLLGVKLEAGKDVFKLLTEAFMRASEINPITISIGIISILVLVYIKKLIPRIPGPLLVVVVSILVVYGFNLENFGVKIVGEVPSGLPGFSIPSLDFNAFLALIPIAVTISLIGFMESIAMAKAIAAKEKYKVVPNKELIGLGLANIGGSFFSAYPVTGGFSRSAVNYQSGARTPMASFITAFLIFLTLLFFTGMFYYLPNAVLAAIIMVAVYGLIDVKEAKHLFKVRSVDGWTWVITFVATLVIGIELGILVGVGFSLIVFIGRSAYPHVAELGFLSEEKVYRNIKRYPNAKVSSDVIIFRFDASLYFANMTFFEDKLSERILDKSKTRWVVLDFSGVNSIDAVALHSLKELIMTYREAKVEFLLAGVKGPVMDLMKKAGYPEEFYEKITYLSVDHALKDIGLH from the coding sequence ATGTTAAAGAAGTTTATACCTGCTCTAGAATGGCTTCCTAATTACAAGAGAACTGATTTAAGTGGAGACCTTTCTGCTGGTTTAATTGTAGCCATAATGTTAATTCCACAGGGAATGGCATATGCACTGTTAGCTGGCTTACCTCCAGTTATTGGATTATATGCATCGACTATCCCTTTACTTATTTATGCATTATTTGGAACATCGAAGCATTTAGCAGTTGGGCCGGTCGCAATTGTCTCCCTGTTAGTTCTAACTGGGGTATCTACACTAGCAGAACCAGGCTCCGAGGAATATATCGCTTTAGTATTACTTTTAATGTTAATGATTGGTATTCTTCAATTTCTCATGGGTGTATTACGACTCGGATTTTTAGTAAACTTTCTCTCCCATGCGGTCATTAGTGCATTTACTTCAGCGGCTGCAATTATTATTGGTTTAAGTCAATTAAAGCATTTATTAGGAGTAAAACTTGAGGCTGGTAAGGATGTTTTTAAGCTTCTAACTGAAGCATTTATGAGAGCATCTGAGATAAATCCGATTACTATTTCAATAGGGATTATTAGTATTTTGGTACTAGTATATATAAAAAAATTAATTCCGAGAATTCCAGGACCACTGTTGGTAGTTGTTGTCAGTATTTTAGTTGTCTATGGATTTAACCTTGAAAACTTTGGAGTAAAGATTGTTGGAGAGGTTCCAAGTGGACTTCCAGGGTTCTCAATCCCTTCATTGGATTTCAATGCGTTCTTAGCCTTAATACCGATAGCTGTAACAATATCACTCATCGGATTTATGGAATCGATTGCGATGGCAAAAGCAATTGCTGCAAAAGAAAAATATAAAGTGGTGCCTAACAAGGAATTAATTGGCTTAGGCCTCGCCAATATTGGGGGATCTTTTTTCTCCGCTTACCCAGTTACAGGTGGATTTTCCCGTTCGGCGGTCAATTATCAATCTGGTGCAAGAACACCAATGGCTTCATTTATTACTGCGTTCTTAATTTTCTTAACCTTGTTATTCTTTACTGGTATGTTTTATTATCTACCGAATGCCGTTTTAGCTGCGATAATTATGGTTGCTGTTTATGGACTAATAGATGTAAAAGAAGCAAAGCACTTATTTAAAGTACGAAGTGTAGATGGGTGGACTTGGGTGATTACCTTTGTCGCAACTTTAGTTATAGGAATTGAGCTTGGTATTTTAGTTGGAGTTGGCTTCTCACTGATTGTTTTTATTGGTAGAAGCGCCTATCCACATGTTGCAGAGCTTGGTTTTCTAAGCGAAGAAAAGGTATATCGAAACATTAAACGATATCCAAATGCAAAGGTAAGTTCAGATGTCATAATTTTTCGATTTGATGCATCCTTATATTTTGCCAACATGACGTTTTTTGAAGATAAGTTAAGTGAACGAATTTTAGATAAATCCAAAACTAGGTGGGTTGTCTTAGATTTTTCTGGGGTAAATTCAATTGACGCTGTTGCTCTGCATTCTTTAAAAGAATTAATTATGACGTATCGTGAAGCCAAGGTTGAATTCTTATTAGCGGGGGTTAAAGGACCAGTTATGGATTTAATGAAGAAGGCTGGATATCCAGAGGAGTTTTATGAAAAAATTACGTACCTTTCCGTAGACCATGCATTAAAAGATATAGGATTACACTAG
- a CDS encoding FAD-dependent oxidoreductase, giving the protein MPEKFDCIVVGAGPAGISCAFELAKAGLDVVLVERGEYPGSKNVMGGVLYRQMMEDIIPEFYKEAPIERPVVEQRFMMLDKQSASSFNYKGLEWGEEPYNNFTVLRAKFDQWFADQAVKQGALLINETVVLECIVENGKVNGVRTDRDDGEILADVVVLADGVNSLLAKSLGFHKEFRPDEVALATMEILKLDKKVIEDRFNLEANQGCTIEIFGDATKGILGTGFLYTNKDSLSIGVGTLLSGMIKQKIKPYELLEYIKNHPIIRPYIQGSEPVEYLAHLIPEGGYHSMPKVCDNGVLVIGDAAQLVNAIHREGSNMAMTSGRFAAETVILAKERGDYSVRTLDSYRLKLMQSFVGQDLKKYKDATHLFDNSPQYFEQYIPMINKAASQMFTVDGTSKWEKQKKIWNDLGTNREKIKMARDILRAWKVMK; this is encoded by the coding sequence ATGCCTGAAAAATTTGATTGTATTGTTGTTGGTGCTGGACCTGCAGGGATTTCTTGCGCATTCGAACTAGCTAAAGCTGGATTAGATGTAGTACTTGTTGAGCGTGGAGAATATCCTGGTTCTAAAAACGTTATGGGTGGGGTTCTTTATCGTCAAATGATGGAAGATATTATTCCAGAGTTCTATAAGGAAGCACCTATTGAGAGACCAGTTGTTGAACAACGCTTTATGATGCTAGATAAACAATCGGCATCATCGTTTAACTACAAAGGATTAGAATGGGGGGAGGAACCATATAACAATTTCACAGTACTAAGAGCAAAATTTGATCAATGGTTTGCAGATCAAGCCGTTAAACAAGGGGCCCTCTTGATTAATGAGACGGTTGTCTTAGAATGTATCGTCGAAAATGGCAAAGTAAATGGTGTCCGTACAGATCGTGACGATGGTGAAATTTTAGCTGATGTTGTTGTGTTAGCTGACGGTGTTAATTCATTGTTAGCTAAATCACTAGGATTTCATAAGGAGTTTCGTCCAGATGAAGTCGCTTTAGCAACGATGGAAATCTTAAAGCTAGATAAAAAAGTTATTGAAGATCGCTTTAATTTAGAAGCAAATCAAGGCTGTACAATTGAGATTTTTGGAGACGCCACAAAGGGCATACTTGGGACTGGATTTCTTTATACAAACAAAGATAGCCTCAGTATCGGTGTCGGCACTCTTCTTTCTGGGATGATCAAGCAAAAAATAAAGCCCTATGAGCTACTAGAATATATTAAAAATCACCCAATTATTCGACCTTATATTCAAGGTAGTGAACCTGTAGAATATCTTGCACATCTTATTCCAGAGGGTGGCTATCATTCCATGCCAAAGGTATGTGATAATGGCGTTCTCGTAATTGGGGATGCAGCTCAACTTGTTAACGCCATACATCGTGAAGGATCAAACATGGCCATGACATCTGGTAGGTTTGCAGCAGAAACCGTTATCCTTGCGAAAGAAAGAGGTGACTATTCTGTTAGAACACTAGATTCATATCGTTTGAAATTAATGCAAAGCTTTGTCGGTCAAGATTTGAAAAAGTATAAAGATGCAACACATCTATTCGATAATTCGCCTCAATATTTTGAACAATATATTCCAATGATTAACAAGGCAGCAAGCCAAATGTTCACTGTTGATGGTACATCAAAGTGGGAGAAGCAAAAGAAAATTTGGAATGATCTTGGAACAAATCGTGAGAAGATAAAAATGGCTCGGGATATTCTACGAGCTTGGAAGGTGATGAAATAA
- a CDS encoding electron transfer flavoprotein subunit beta/FixA family protein has protein sequence MLHIVACIKQVPDTKIIKMNPKTNTMDRASAPAILNPYDAHAVEEAVRLKKKYGGTVSVLTMGPPPAVKAIKKCIEIGADEGYMISDRAFAGADTLATSYALTKALEKIAKIQPIDLVICGKMTIDGDTGQVGPGIARRLDIPPLTSVKKIIEVNKQEKYMTVHRKLEDGYEVIKSPLPCLLAVEKEINKIPYSPLPNMMRAARYKPHIWAVTDLEDIDRLQLGLKGSPTIVSKVWAPPKPEGGKILAGSVDEQVQQLLDVLMVKKELFQ, from the coding sequence ATGCTTCATATCGTTGCTTGTATTAAACAAGTACCAGATACAAAGATTATTAAGATGAATCCGAAGACGAACACGATGGACCGAGCAAGTGCACCTGCAATTTTAAATCCATATGATGCACATGCAGTTGAGGAAGCGGTGCGTCTGAAGAAAAAGTACGGTGGAACTGTATCAGTCTTGACGATGGGCCCACCACCTGCAGTAAAAGCCATAAAAAAATGCATCGAAATCGGGGCTGATGAAGGCTATATGATTTCTGATAGAGCATTTGCTGGCGCTGATACGCTAGCAACAAGCTACGCATTAACAAAAGCTTTAGAAAAAATCGCGAAGATCCAACCTATTGATCTAGTCATCTGCGGCAAAATGACGATTGATGGAGATACCGGTCAAGTAGGACCAGGTATCGCTCGCCGCTTAGATATCCCTCCACTCACATCTGTAAAAAAAATCATCGAGGTAAACAAACAAGAGAAATACATGACTGTTCATCGGAAGCTAGAAGACGGCTACGAAGTCATCAAGTCCCCCCTTCCATGCCTTCTAGCAGTTGAAAAAGAGATTAATAAAATCCCTTATTCACCATTACCGAATATGATGAGAGCAGCCCGCTATAAACCACATATTTGGGCAGTAACTGACTTGGAAGACATCGATCGTCTCCAGCTAGGACTAAAAGGATCACCAACTATCGTTTCCAAAGTGTGGGCCCCACCTAAACCTGAAGGAGGAAAAATTTTAGCTGGGTCAGTGGACGAACAAGTACAACAACTATTAGATGTACTAATGGTAAAGAAAGAATTATTTCAATGA
- a CDS encoding ferredoxin family protein, producing MSGVTKAQTIEEKQYLVRFNADTESHLHVLDDDICLTKCPEKICTIFCPAEVYKWEDIRMHVGYEGCHECGSCRIGCPYQNIKWEYPKGGHGIVFRLG from the coding sequence ATGAGCGGCGTAACAAAAGCACAAACAATCGAGGAAAAACAATATCTTGTTCGATTTAATGCTGACACAGAATCTCATTTACATGTATTAGATGATGACATATGTTTAACAAAGTGCCCAGAAAAAATCTGTACGATTTTCTGTCCAGCAGAAGTTTATAAGTGGGAAGATATACGAATGCACGTAGGCTATGAAGGCTGTCATGAATGTGGTAGTTGTCGAATTGGCTGTCCTTACCAAAACATTAAATGGGAGTATCCTAAAGGTGGACATGGGATTGTGTTTCGTTTAGGTTAG
- a CDS encoding ABC transporter permease, with product MRIQAIIIRIIRQFFRDKRTLGMIIVAPIFILWLVSLVFSGEKIEPKLGIVNGTEMLGEKYDQVILFDQEIDAMTALVNYEIHGYINLGEFPPEIVIEGSDPTLNQAVFLSFQKILQNVQSTGSEGIEPEVMYYYGSAEMTTFDNIGPFLIGFFIFFFVFIIAGVSFLRERTSGTLEKLLSTPLKRWEIVVGYVVGFGIFTSLQTAIIVYFSIEILGMMMVGSIWLVMLVTLSLSITALTLGTLLSAFARNELQMIQFIPIVIIPQVFFSGLFNTDAMAPWLKSLSVVMPLTYGGEAMRDIMIRGKGFTDIAVNLFVLVVFSITFMFLNNLALKKHRKI from the coding sequence ATGAGAATACAAGCTATTATTATTCGGATTATTCGTCAATTTTTTAGAGATAAGCGAACACTTGGAATGATCATTGTCGCACCAATTTTTATTCTTTGGTTAGTATCTCTCGTTTTTTCTGGGGAGAAAATCGAACCAAAGCTTGGCATAGTAAATGGAACTGAGATGCTAGGTGAAAAATATGATCAAGTCATTCTTTTTGACCAGGAAATAGATGCAATGACTGCTTTAGTAAACTATGAAATACATGGTTATATTAATTTAGGGGAGTTCCCACCGGAAATAGTCATTGAAGGAAGTGACCCTACACTTAATCAAGCAGTTTTTCTTAGCTTTCAAAAAATTTTACAAAATGTTCAATCGACAGGTAGTGAAGGAATTGAACCGGAAGTTATGTATTATTACGGATCTGCAGAAATGACGACATTTGATAATATTGGACCATTTTTAATTGGCTTTTTTATTTTTTTCTTTGTATTTATTATCGCCGGAGTTTCCTTTTTACGGGAGAGAACAAGTGGAACGTTAGAAAAGCTATTATCAACACCTTTAAAGAGGTGGGAAATTGTTGTTGGCTATGTTGTTGGATTTGGTATTTTTACTTCACTACAAACAGCCATTATCGTCTACTTTTCTATAGAAATCCTAGGAATGATGATGGTAGGATCAATTTGGTTAGTTATGCTCGTTACTTTGTCTTTATCAATAACAGCTCTAACACTGGGAACATTACTTTCAGCATTTGCCCGAAATGAGTTACAAATGATTCAGTTTATTCCAATTGTCATTATTCCTCAAGTATTTTTCTCAGGATTGTTTAATACCGATGCAATGGCACCGTGGCTCAAATCTTTAAGTGTCGTTATGCCACTAACTTATGGCGGGGAAGCAATGCGTGATATTATGATTCGTGGCAAAGGCTTTACTGATATTGCGGTTAACTTGTTCGTGCTTGTTGTTTTTTCAATTACTTTTATGTTCTTAAATAATTTAGCTCTTAAAAAACATCGAAAAATATAG
- a CDS encoding TetR/AcrR family transcriptional regulator has protein sequence MSQNDLLRELLLLDSNEIKYSDKQLKIVEAAIETFSEKGFAASSTSEIAKKAGVAEGTIFRHYKTKKDLLLSIVTPLMAKLLGPVVAKDFVKEIFEVQYENFEQFIRNLAFNRYEFVKNHRTVVKILLQEISFHDELKEPYILLFQKHIYKDFQKTIRQFQDQGEVVMWPVNTIIRLIINTIAGTLLSMFLVLPDQNWDYDQEMEQTIDFLVKGLKG, from the coding sequence ATGTCGCAAAATGATTTGTTAAGAGAACTATTACTACTAGATTCGAACGAAATAAAATACAGTGATAAGCAATTAAAAATAGTAGAAGCTGCTATTGAAACTTTTTCAGAAAAAGGCTTTGCTGCCTCGTCAACGAGCGAAATTGCTAAAAAAGCAGGTGTGGCTGAAGGTACAATTTTTCGCCATTACAAAACAAAGAAAGATTTGCTGCTATCGATTGTTACACCTCTTATGGCTAAATTACTTGGTCCAGTTGTAGCCAAAGATTTTGTTAAGGAGATCTTTGAAGTTCAGTATGAGAATTTTGAACAGTTTATTCGGAATTTGGCATTTAATCGCTATGAATTTGTCAAAAACCATCGTACAGTTGTGAAAATTCTTTTACAGGAAATTTCGTTTCACGATGAGTTAAAAGAGCCGTATATCCTACTTTTTCAAAAGCATATTTATAAAGACTTTCAAAAAACTATTCGCCAATTCCAAGATCAAGGTGAAGTTGTTATGTGGCCTGTTAATACGATCATTAGGCTAATTATTAATACAATTGCAGGAACGCTTCTCTCCATGTTTTTAGTTTTGCCTGACCAAAATTGGGACTACGATCAGGAAATGGAGCAGACAATCGATTTTCTTGTAAAGGGATTAAAGGGGTAA
- a CDS encoding formate dehydrogenase subunit gamma, whose translation MTKNKNDKILRQPLSNRFVHWGSAISIIMLIITGLGQMPLYGRYLLVQPFGTGWLTRYDLTLYVHYFFAAVLIFIIFYHLVYHLMRKEFHIIPKKGDVKASYEIIKAMILRKHEPPSEKYLPEQRLAYAFFAFSIGLVIITGLFKVIKNIQGVQASNEFLLWGAQLHNLATVLVIFGIVMHLGAFVVKANRKMLPGMFTGYVDKEYVKERHTIWYKELEEEERKTSKKRERDVM comes from the coding sequence ATGACGAAGAATAAGAATGACAAAATTCTAAGACAGCCTCTATCCAACCGTTTTGTTCACTGGGGTTCAGCGATTTCTATCATTATGTTAATTATTACAGGACTAGGACAAATGCCCCTCTATGGAAGGTATCTACTTGTCCAACCATTTGGTACAGGATGGTTAACGAGATATGACTTAACCCTTTATGTTCATTATTTCTTTGCTGCTGTATTAATCTTTATTATCTTCTATCACCTTGTCTATCACCTAATGAGAAAAGAATTTCACATCATTCCCAAAAAGGGCGATGTGAAAGCTTCTTATGAAATAATTAAGGCAATGATCTTACGAAAACATGAGCCGCCAAGTGAAAAATATTTACCAGAACAAAGACTTGCATATGCTTTTTTTGCATTTTCGATTGGTTTGGTGATTATAACTGGTTTATTCAAAGTTATTAAAAATATTCAAGGTGTTCAAGCAAGTAATGAGTTTCTTTTATGGGGGGCCCAACTTCATAATCTTGCGACAGTCTTAGTTATTTTTGGAATTGTGATGCATTTAGGGGCTTTTGTCGTAAAAGCTAACCGAAAGATGCTACCTGGTATGTTTACAGGCTATGTTGATAAGGAATATGTCAAAGAGCGTCATACGATTTGGTATAAAGAGCTTGAAGAAGAGGAAAGAAAAACAAGTAAGAAAAGAGAAAGAGATGTAATGTAA
- a CDS encoding 4Fe-4S dicluster domain-containing protein — protein sequence MNETNNINRRIFLKRSAQATITAGVIATTSNSVFAEGEADAKGYIGSIIDLTKCDGCVNYDTPLCVSACKTKNEHRFPQPEGPLKDYWPQKRHEDYSKEQDRIDRLTPYNWTFIEQVEVDHNGLTEMVSVPRRCMHCIDAPCQKLCPFGVISKSDQGAVKIDEFFCMGGSKCRDVCPWDIPQRQAGVGVYMHIAPDLAGGGVMYKCDMCSDLLAKGESPACETSCPTGAIEFGPVDEMRKLAHEKATEMGGYVYGDDENGGTLTFYVSKVPFDKINDAIVKSKAEAQAKSQDKRPSGRPNMEPKVGNLLDTTQGLMLATLIAPIAGAATAGIAAYKTLKGKKKESGDTHDEE from the coding sequence ATGAATGAGACAAATAATATTAACCGTCGAATTTTTCTAAAAAGATCAGCACAGGCTACGATCACTGCTGGGGTTATTGCAACGACAAGTAATTCTGTTTTTGCTGAGGGAGAAGCTGATGCGAAAGGTTATATAGGTTCAATAATCGATTTAACGAAATGTGATGGCTGTGTAAATTATGATACACCGTTATGTGTATCAGCTTGTAAAACAAAAAATGAACATCGTTTTCCGCAACCAGAAGGTCCTTTGAAAGATTACTGGCCACAAAAGCGTCATGAGGATTATTCAAAAGAACAGGATCGAATTGATCGACTAACACCTTATAATTGGACATTTATCGAACAAGTAGAAGTTGATCATAATGGTTTAACGGAAATGGTATCTGTACCACGCCGTTGTATGCACTGTATTGATGCACCTTGTCAAAAATTATGTCCTTTTGGAGTTATCAGTAAATCTGACCAAGGTGCAGTAAAAATTGATGAATTTTTCTGTATGGGTGGTAGCAAGTGTCGTGATGTTTGTCCTTGGGATATTCCACAACGTCAAGCAGGAGTTGGAGTTTATATGCACATCGCTCCAGATTTAGCAGGTGGTGGTGTCATGTATAAATGTGATATGTGTAGCGATTTGCTAGCCAAAGGAGAAAGCCCTGCATGTGAGACGTCATGTCCAACAGGAGCGATTGAATTTGGTCCAGTAGACGAAATGAGAAAACTCGCCCATGAAAAAGCAACTGAAATGGGTGGTTATGTGTACGGAGATGATGAAAATGGAGGTACATTAACATTTTACGTTTCAAAAGTACCTTTTGATAAAATTAATGATGCAATCGTAAAGAGTAAAGCAGAGGCTCAAGCTAAAAGCCAAGATAAGCGTCCAAGTGGAAGACCGAATATGGAGCCGAAAGTAGGGAACTTGTTGGACACAACTCAAGGTCTAATGTTAGCGACACTTATTGCCCCTATTGCTGGTGCTGCAACAGCAGGTATAGCCGCATATAAGACGCTAAAAGGGAAAAAGAAAGAAAGTGGTGATACGCATGACGAAGAATAA
- a CDS encoding sensor histidine kinase, with amino-acid sequence MNGISTYTNLIEFLDNNETNFIEEWWQTIQLQQYDVNIDMVKQNGLLMYRLIKTTLTENIPENDLKSLAYKVAKERVEAKINIGDFVHNVNLGRTIIIKHVFLTALDKEQLREAIEQINTSFDLFCYYAVKKYTVLKEEEIQEKNLLLNETHKVKLTLLGQMSSSFVHEFRNPLTAVMGFIKLLKTDYPTLKYLDIIDHELEQLKFRITQFLHTSKNEGAQEQRKEMVTVQHILEEIVKFLYPSIVDNDVNVITNYGPDAQMVANKNELKQVFLNILMNSIDAITKKEKPKEIYVNTSTNDGYIIIDFSNNGPLIPDETIEVIFEPFYTTKELGTGIGLFVCRKIIEKHNGTIACCSNEEMTTFSIRLPILQKDTSNIQE; translated from the coding sequence ATGAATGGAATTTCAACCTATACTAACCTAATTGAATTCTTGGATAACAACGAAACAAACTTCATTGAAGAATGGTGGCAAACTATACAATTACAGCAATATGATGTGAATATCGATATGGTCAAACAAAATGGCTTACTAATGTATCGATTAATAAAGACAACATTAACTGAAAACATACCTGAAAACGACCTAAAATCCTTAGCCTACAAAGTTGCCAAAGAACGGGTTGAAGCTAAAATTAATATTGGTGATTTTGTCCACAACGTCAATCTAGGCAGAACTATTATTATTAAACATGTATTTTTAACTGCGTTGGATAAGGAGCAACTTCGAGAAGCCATTGAACAAATTAATACGAGCTTTGATTTATTTTGCTATTATGCGGTAAAGAAATATACCGTCTTGAAGGAAGAAGAAATTCAAGAAAAGAACTTATTACTCAATGAAACTCATAAAGTTAAGTTAACATTATTAGGGCAAATGTCTTCAAGTTTCGTTCATGAATTTAGAAACCCACTTACAGCAGTGATGGGTTTCATTAAGTTGTTAAAAACGGATTATCCAACTTTAAAATATTTGGATATTATTGACCACGAACTTGAACAACTTAAATTTAGAATTACACAATTTCTTCATACTTCTAAAAATGAAGGAGCACAAGAGCAGCGCAAAGAAATGGTCACTGTTCAACATATATTAGAGGAAATTGTTAAATTTTTATACCCAAGTATTGTCGACAACGATGTCAATGTCATTACAAACTATGGTCCTGATGCACAAATGGTCGCTAATAAAAATGAATTAAAACAAGTTTTCTTAAATATATTGATGAATTCAATTGATGCCATTACCAAAAAAGAAAAGCCAAAAGAAATCTACGTAAACACCTCCACTAATGACGGATATATTATCATTGATTTTTCAAATAATGGTCCGCTAATTCCAGACGAAACAATAGAAGTAATATTTGAACCTTTTTATACAACAAAGGAATTAGGAACTGGAATAGGATTATTTGTATGTCGGAAAATTATTGAAAAACATAATGGGACGATTGCGTGTTGTTCTAATGAAGAAATGACTACTTTTAGTATTCGATTACCGATCTTACAAAAAGATACTAGTAACATCCAAGAATAA
- a CDS encoding ABC transporter ATP-binding protein gives MTSLQISVSDVCKSFGKQKVLSEIGVNVFKGEIFGLLGPSGAGKTTLVKMIAGIDTATSGSIKVLDVVMPNLKVLNKVGFMAQSDALYGELTALENLDFFATIYHLKGSIKKERIREVMELVNLLDDIKKPVNQFSGGMKRRLSLGISLLHQPEILILDEPTVGMDPVLRQSIWDELKRLSRNGTTIIVTTHVMDEAEKCDRLAMLRNGRLIATGSTEELKKQTGSATIEDAFLHFGGANR, from the coding sequence ATGACATCACTACAAATCTCAGTATCGGATGTATGTAAAAGCTTTGGAAAACAAAAGGTTTTAAGTGAGATTGGTGTTAACGTTTTTAAGGGTGAAATCTTTGGATTGTTAGGTCCTTCCGGGGCAGGTAAAACAACCTTAGTAAAGATGATTGCTGGAATTGACACAGCAACTAGCGGATCAATCAAAGTGTTAGATGTGGTCATGCCAAATTTGAAAGTCTTAAACAAGGTGGGATTTATGGCACAGTCCGATGCCTTATATGGGGAATTAACTGCATTAGAAAATCTTGATTTTTTTGCGACGATTTATCATTTAAAAGGTTCTATCAAAAAAGAAAGAATTAGAGAAGTGATGGAACTTGTCAATCTACTTGATGATATAAAAAAGCCGGTCAATCAGTTTTCTGGTGGGATGAAACGGAGGTTATCTTTAGGTATATCACTATTACATCAACCTGAAATATTAATTTTGGATGAACCAACGGTAGGCATGGATCCTGTTTTACGACAGTCCATTTGGGATGAACTTAAGAGACTAAGTAGAAATGGAACGACGATTATTGTAACGACACATGTAATGGATGAAGCCGAAAAGTGTGACCGTTTAGCAATGCTTAGAAATGGTCGTTTAATTGCTACTGGTTCAACCGAAGAGTTAAAAAAGCAGACAGGGTCGGCTACAATTGAAGATGCATTTTTACATTTCGGAGGTGCTAATAGATGA